One Hydrogenophaga crassostreae genomic region harbors:
- the fghA gene encoding S-formylglutathione hydrolase, giving the protein MNPSFERLELLSEHACFGGVQRFYKHMSSEVGLPMRFGLFLPAKAVAGEAVPLLTFLAGLTCTEETFAFKAGAQRLAAELGLALLTPDTSPRNTGVDSEDHHWDFGVGAGFYLDATQAPWSGHWCMESYLLKELLPEVIDAFGLDGKRLGLFGHSMGGHGALTLALRHPGHFQSVSAFAPICAPTQCPWGHKAFTGYLGQDETTWAEHDASALMGQQTSAPYPGGILIDQGLADKFLAEQLHPEVFEAACAKAGQPLTLRRHDGYDHGYYFISTFVDDHLRHHAQALSRNA; this is encoded by the coding sequence GCTCTTGAGTGAACACGCCTGTTTTGGTGGCGTGCAACGCTTTTACAAACACATGTCCAGCGAGGTTGGATTGCCGATGCGGTTCGGTTTGTTTTTGCCGGCAAAGGCGGTGGCTGGTGAGGCTGTGCCTTTGCTGACCTTTCTGGCGGGACTGACCTGCACCGAAGAAACCTTTGCCTTCAAGGCGGGTGCCCAGCGCCTGGCCGCGGAACTGGGTCTTGCATTGCTCACACCCGATACCAGTCCGCGCAACACAGGCGTTGACAGCGAAGACCACCATTGGGACTTCGGGGTGGGCGCAGGCTTTTACCTGGACGCGACGCAAGCACCCTGGTCGGGCCATTGGTGCATGGAGAGCTATTTGCTCAAAGAGTTGCTGCCTGAAGTGATCGATGCTTTTGGGCTGGATGGTAAACGGCTGGGCCTGTTTGGTCATTCCATGGGCGGTCACGGGGCTTTGACCCTGGCGCTGCGGCATCCGGGCCACTTCCAGAGCGTGTCTGCTTTTGCGCCGATATGTGCGCCTACTCAGTGCCCCTGGGGTCACAAGGCGTTCACTGGCTACCTGGGGCAGGATGAAACGACCTGGGCAGAACACGATGCGAGTGCGCTGATGGGGCAGCAAACCTCGGCGCCGTATCCAGGCGGCATCCTCATCGACCAGGGGCTGGCCGACAAATTCCTGGCCGAACAGTTGCACCCGGAAGTGTTTGAAGCGGCCTGTGCGAAAGCGGGACAGCCGCTGACGCTGCGCCGTCACGACGGCTACGACCATGGCTACTATTTCATCAGCACGTTTGTGGATGACCACCTGCGCCACCATGCGCAGGCGTTGAGCCGCAACGCCTGA